TTAAACCCTTCCAGGATATTCAGTATCTGAAGCACCGCAGTCCCCTGGTTGTTTCCGCCGATCTGGTATACATCATAGCCCCGGTAGTTTGTGGTAACCGGATCCACCCAGGTAGACGTGTGGTTTGCAAAATCCTCGTAGCGGAGGTAGCCATCGTTTTCGCGCATCCACTCATCGATGTTGCGCGCAATTTCGCCCCTGTAAAACGCATCCCTGCCCTCTTCCGCCAGCAGACGAAAGGTATTACCCAGATCCGGATTTCTGAAAATCTCACCCTTCTGCGGGGCGCGACCGTCGATGGTAAAGGTCTCCTCAAACGCACCGGCCTGATTGATCAAACGCGGAACCGAAGCATTCCACCGCATTGCAATCACTTCTGATACCGGAAATCCCTCCTCCGCATAGTAGATAGGTTCACTCAGTATGTCATCCATCGGCAGGGAGCCGAACCGCTCATGCAGCGTGAACCAGCCGTCCACTGCACCGGGCACGGAAACCGATGTAAGATCAAGTCTGGAGATGGACGATCGTCCCTGCTCATCCAGAACCTCCATCAACCTGTCGTAACTGAGCCCTTGCGGTGAGCGCCCGCTTGCATTCAGTGCATACAGCCGGCCGCTCTCCTCATGCCAGATGATGGCAAACAGATCTCCGCCGATTCCGTTGCCGGTGGGTTCCATCAGCCCGATGGCTGCATTGGCGGCAATGGCAGCATCAATGGCGTTGCCGCCCCGCCTGAGGACATCGAGGCCCACCTGTGTGGCGAGCGGCTGGCTTGTGGCAACCATGCCGCGTTTACCGATCACCTCGGATCGGGTTGCAAACTGCTTGCCCGATTCCCTGTCGATCTGTGCAAAAAGAGGTACTGTTATAAAAATGAGCGAGAAAAACGCGGCAATGGAACTAAAAAGAACGAACTTCATTGGAGTATCTGTTTGATTGGCGTTTAATGTTAGGTAACAAATGCGAACTCTCACAGTAACCGGCTTTCGGAGAACGGGAGTTCCGATAAAACTTACCTTAAAATGCATTATTTTTTCAACAGAGTGAAAATCAATCCAAACACAACTCTTCCATGATTCAGGAATATCTCAATTCCGTTGAAAAGTTTATCATCATCGGCGACCGTGTACTGATAAAGCCCCGCGAGATGGAAACACATACCAAAAGCGGACTTGTGCTGCCGGCTACCGTAAAAGAAAAAGAGGAGATCCAAAGCGGATACATCATTAAAACCGGTCCCGGATACCCCGTTCCATCTCAGGAAGTTGATGAGCCATGGAAACAGAACGCCGCTCAGCCAAAATATATCGGTATGCAGGCGATGGAAGGCGACCTGGCCATTTTTCTTAAAAGCAGCACCCACGAAATTGAATTTGAAAACGAAAAGTATTTGATTGTACCTCATGCAGCCATTCTGCTCCTCATCCGTGACAATCATGAACTGGAATAATCCCACACCAATCTCATAATGAACAGAAAAGCATTTATTCAGAATTTTTCACTTCTATCGGCGGGAGCTATCGCCGCCCCGTCCCTTCTCACGAGGGTATTTCAGGAGGGACCATTTTACCCGCTCCGCAACGGGGCTGGCTATTTCACCGGACGCGGAGGAACGATCGGCTGGTTTGTAACGGATGACGCGATTGTGGTAATCGACTCCCAATTCCGGAACAGCGCCGAGGAGTTTATTTCCGGGATTACAACCTATGGAAACGGGCCTACCCGCTTTTTGTTCAATACGCACCACCATGGGGATCATGTATCCGGCAACGGTGCATTTGCCGAAAGCGACTATCGCATTATCGCCCATCAAAATGTTCCGGAACTGCAGCAACAGGCTTCCCAGGGCAACGATGAGGTGATACCCTCTGCTTCCATCACCTTTGAGGATGAGTTCTCCATTGATGCCGGCGATGAACAGATCACAGCAAAATACTACGGTAATGCCCATACCGGCGGCGATTCGGTTATCTGGTTCAGCAATAGCAATATAGCTCATATGGGTGATCTGGTATTCAACCGCTGGTATCCGTTCATCGATCGTCCCGGCGGGGCTTCCGTTCGGGGTTGGATAACACTCCTCGAAACCGTCGCCGATGAAGCCGACAGCGATACCCTTTTCATTTTTGGTCACGGCAATTCCGATTTTGGCGTTACCGGCGATCGCAGTGATGTTCTCTACATGCGCGACTTTCTGGCCAAACTTATAGAGCACACGGAAGCAGGTCTTGCAGCCGGACTCAGCCGCGAGGAGATTACCTCCGTGAATCAGTTTGAGGAGTTTCCGAATCACCAGAGCGCGGGCTCCAGACTATCGCTTCCCGCCAACCTGTCCGTGGTTTATGACGAGCTTACCGCCGATGAGTAGTACGCAAGCCAAACATAACCCTTTTGCAGAACGCTGTCTCTACTGCGGGCAACAAGCGGGGGTTGTATGGGTTCACGGACACGGGCAGTGCGCCGCCTGCGGCACCAATGTGGATGAGTGCTGCCGTGGTGAGAATTTCTCCTTTCCACCCTCTCAAAACGGTAATGCCAATTCTAACGGGGAAGCGTCATGAAGCCGGCCTGCTTACTATTTCTGGTCTTTTTTCTTTCTCTATTTATCATTGCTCCGGCGCAGTCGCAGGAGCGCGACCGTGTGCGGGACCTTGGCATTACCCCTGGCATCCTTCCAACCGGGCCGTTAAATGCCATAACCGATGTGGGCGGCGTTCAGGTGGGACACCGGACGCTGACAGAGGGCGAAAATATTCGCACGGGCGTCACCGCTATCCTGCCCCACGGCGGGAATCTCTACCGAGACAGGGTTCCTGGCGCCGTTTATGTGGGTAACGGGTTTGGGAAAGCCCTTGGCTTTACACAGGTACGCGAACTTGGCGAACTGGAGACACCCATTGTGCTGACCAATACCCTGAGCATTTTTCAGGCAGCGCACGGGCTGGCCGACTATATGCTAAACCTGCCGGGAAATGAGAATGTACGATCGGTGAATCCGGTTGTGGGCGAGACCAATGACGGCTGGCTGAATGATATCCGTGCCCGCGTAATAACCACGGAGCATGTTTCGGAAGCCCTTGTATCTGCAAAGAGCGGGGTAGTAGAAGAGGGCAATGTGGGCGCCGGAACCGGTACGCGTGCGCTCGGTTTTAAAGGCGGTATCGGCACGTCATCGAGGATGATCCCGGAAGATAACGGCGGATACACCGTGGGTGTGCTGGTGCAGTCCAACTTTGGCGGGGTTCTTACCGTAGACGGCGTACCCGTGGGTGAGGAACTGGGTAATCACTATCTGGCAAGTCAACCGGGTACGACGTTGCCGAAATCTGGTTCAGAGGTGAGTCGCCTGATCACTCAAAGTGATCGGACGACTTATGACTTCGATGTTGACGGTTCCATCATGATTGTGGTGGCTACCGATGCACCTATTACTTCACGGAATCTTGAGCGTCTCGCCAAACGGGCATTTCTGGGAATTGCACGTGTTGGAGGATTCGCATCGAACGGGAGCGGTGATTACGTGATTGCATTTTCAACACACCCGGATGTTCGGATCAGCCTGGACCACACAGGGCCAACTCTGGAGAATACTGAGCTGAAGAACTCCGAAATGAGCCCGCTTTTCCTTGCTGCGGTTGAGGCCACCGAAGAAGCCATTCTGAACTCCCTCTTTATGGCCGAAACCATGGAGGGCGCAGATGGCCGCGTGCAGGAGGCGCTGCCGGTGGATGAAGTGATGGAGATTATGAGGAAGTATGGGAGAGTGGAATAGACAAGCTCCAAGCTCCAAGCTCCAAGCTCCAAGCTCCAAGGATGAAAACAGATCCAATGCTTGTTGTCTAGAGATTAAATTAGAGTCCGAAGGACGACACAGGCGAGTGGGGAATTTCCCATGGGGATCCCTTCGGGGTATTCCCCGTGTACATGCTACAGCGGGCAGGATTTATATACTTTCTGAGTTCCATCGTTTGACGTCTGAGGTCTGACTTCTCACTTTTACCTTTTGCCTTTTCACTCCCAAGATCACATATCACTCATCTCCAATCTTAAATCAACAAGCCGCCTCCCTCCGACTGGAAAGAGACGGCTTGATTTGCATCATGAATAGTGCATGAGCACTATTATCATTTTCAGAATGCGATAATTTATGCCAAGTGAATCAAAAAGTTGGAGGTAAGAAACGTATTGTTCCAATGAGATCATTATTCCTCGAACACAGTGCTATCATACCTATGTCATCGCCACTAGGATTGATCCGAACACATTCAATACCATCAAGCTCTGATGGATAACTGCCGAGCCTTTCGCCAAGAATAGTGCCCGTAAAATCCATAATCCCCCTATAATTATTACCACCGGAGAAACTAGGCGACGTGAAATCTATCTCACCTGAAAGAGTCAATCGACTGTCGATTGCAAATGGCCTGGGGGTTGTGGAAATTGGAGGAAGTACTTGAACAGGGTTTGATTCATCCTCGAATATTAATATCCGATGCACTTCATCATTGACACCGTCAACGCTCAAACATGCTCGATCAGCCTCCCCTTGGGCAGGGGTTTCATCGGGATGATCTTGACAAGTGAAATCATATGATACTGCACCAACTATTGGTCCTATATTTTCTGTGTATGTTCCATCGGATTCACGTTTGAGATGATAAGCACGGAGAACCCTGGAACCATTTTCAGGATAACTTGCTACACCCGTAACACTCCCGGGAGTATTATCTGAAAAGTTTGTATATGCCTGACGAGGTTCTCCAGTCATATTTCCGGGATTGAAATCTTTGTCAAGTGCACCAACCAAAAATTCACCCTGATCCGCATATCCGCCAGGTTGGCTCAAATCTGCCGAAAGCTTCTCAGTTCGAAATTGACTTGTAATCAGAGCATCTTCGGTACCTCCCAGTCTGTTGGGATTGGCAGCATAAATAAATCCCTCATTGTTTGCGGTTCCGCGAAATTCAGCTATCTCAATCTCACCTGTCTCTTGATTCGCTCCCAATTTTGCCAGAAACCAACCGCTTTGCGAAGTGAGTAATAGCAAATTGTCAATAACCGGTGACAATGCAATTCCTCCATTCAGGCCCGTTGACGATACTTCAAATGGAATATCGAGAACAGAAATGACACTTCCGCTGCACGGATCAACCACTCCTACATCTGCTCCCGCTACAATATGTACATATGGGCAATCGGTTGGGAAAGTAAGATCCCCCCATGGATTGGGCACAGTCATGATTTCCCTTGGAAACCCTGTACCTGATGAAAAGATACCTTCAGAACCTCCTGAAACATCAAATGTGGCTGTCAGGGTTCTGGCTTGATCCATCGTGACTTCAATAACGGGATTGTTCGATATCTCAACGCCGAATTCACTCCAAACAGTGAAAGCGGAACCCTCATCAGGAGTAGCCGTAAGTTCCACAAGCGTATTTTCCGAATAATCTTCAGTACAGTCTTCAGGGCAGTCAATCCCTTCAGGGTTACTGGAAACAGACCCCGAACCGTTCCCATCCAAGAGAACCTGTAGGTTTGAGGTTGCCGGTACACATTCAATATCACTTTTTACTTGAATAAACTCACCACTTTGACCTTCTATAGATTCAATTGATACCCCAATAATGAATCGCCCGTTACCAACTTCTGGGCAGCGATGTCTCACATTTTGAATGTATGCTCCACTTAATAGCACCAACTTTTGTAAACCTGACCCTTCTTCTACTTCAAGTGGGGCCTCAGGTCCTGCGGCAATTAAAACAGAATCTCTATCAAATTTATTTAAGTCCACTTCCCCCCCTACAAAAACATCAAAAAAATTGGTACTTACCTCTACTTCATCTCGCAATCCACCTACTCTTAAAGTCAAAGCACCCCTCGTTTTAACTAATGGTGAAAAGTGAGAAATCTCACCGGTTCCCATTGTTGTGCCCTCATCTGAATCTACAATTGTCTGAGAATTATCAAGAAAAAATACTTCTCCGTTTTCTGAACTCAGAAGAGATACAGAACTCATTTCAAGACTATCGGATTCCACAACTGGGTTTTGATTTTCAGCAAAAGAAACTAAAACAGGAACGTCAAACTCCAAACCATCTGGACCGAGCTCATACGCCTCCTGAACATCAATATTCTCAAATTCAGAACCCAGGTCATCCGCCGTTATTTTTTCGATCGTAATGGTCTCTGATCCGCTCAGTGCTCCGGCCGGAATTTCCAGGGTCACAAGTCCATCCTTCGACGTCAGGTTTCCACCTGCAGGACCGATCTCTTTGCTTTCAACATTGGGATCCACAGGATCATCATCGGTTGTGGAAGTCGGATTATTATCCCCGCATGTTGTTAATAGCAACAAAATTCCAATCGCAAAACATATGTTTATTCTTGTTTTCATGATGCATACCTCATTGATTGATTAACTATTTGAAAGAGCCACAACCGGGATGAACTGCACCAGCTCCCGATCCGGCTCTCAATGACTACGCAGGAAAAAATTCCGGACTGTTCATTTTTTCGTTGGATTTCACCAAAATGGTCTTCTAAAGAGTCGTTAAGTGGATTTTTAGATCGAATTCACTATGTTGGATTAGATTTGTGCTGAGTATCGCATATCCGGATGAACTTTGAAGGGGTAAGAAGTCATGTCTGAAGAGAAGAGTCATAGCCGGCAGAATGTCACGCAGCTGCTGCAGGCATCCCGGGCCGGAGATCAAAAGGCCATCAACGACCTGATGCCATTGGTGTATGATGAAATGAAAAACATTGCTCACCAGAAGCTTCGTTTTGAACGCAACGGACACACCCTGGATACCACCGCACTGGTTCACGAAGCTTATTTCAAGCTGATCAATCACGAAGAGGTTGAATGGCAAAGCAGAGCTCATTTTTTGGGCGTGGCTGCTCTTGCCATGAAGCGCATTCTGATTAACTATGCCGAGTACAAGCAGGCTGTTAAACGGGGCGGCGATTACTCAAGGGTTAAGATGGAGGAGATCAGGGATCCGGATAGCGTACATTTACCGGATTCGACGGCTGAACAGATCCTGGCCCTGGATGAAGCGCTGGAACGAATGAAAACGTTCAATGAGCGAGGGAGCAAGGTTGTTGAATATCATTTTTTCGGCGGACTGACATGGGATGAAATTTCCACCATCATGGGAGTGGCGCCTATTACAGTAAGACGCGCCTGGAATGCTGCACGCCTGTGGCTCAACCGTGAGCTCAACCAAAAGAACCGGGGACAATTGTCTCTTTAACACCCTAACAAACCAGGCTTCATGAATTCGGATACATGGAAAAAAATAGAGCTGATCTGCTTCGAAGCCATGGACCTGGAGGGTGAAAAACTCGATACCTATCTGCTCGAAACCTGTGGCGGGGACAAAGAGATTTTGAATGAAGTCAGATCCCTTTTGCAACAGGCCAATTCTGAACCCACAATCCGGCCGTTTGTTTCGTCACCATCATCGTTCATTTTTAGCGATACTTCCGAACTATCCGAACGATTTATTGGTCCGTATCGACTCATCAGAGAGCTCGCTTCAGGGGGAATGGGCCGTGTTTATCTGGCCGTCCGGGACGATGATCAGTTCAAGCGATTTGTTGCACTGAAAGTGATACGCAAAGACCTGGTTGATCAACGCATTTTGGACCGGTTTTATGAAGAACGCCGTATCCTGGCTTCTCTGAATCACAGTTACATTGCACGTTTGTTTGGAGGCGGAACGGATGATCATGGCGTGCCCTGGTATGCAATGGAATACGTGGATGGAGAAACTATAACGGAATATACAGAGAGAAGGAATATGTCAACGGGAGAGGTTATTAAGCTTTTCCTGAAAGTATGCTCCGCCGTCCAGTATGCCCATCAAAACCTGGTCATTCATCGGGACCTGAAGCCAGAAAATATTCTGATTAACTCTGACGGAGATCCCAAACTATTGGATTTTGGTATCGCCAAACTTTTATCGCAGGAATCTGTTGATGGTCAGACACAATACCAAAATCGAATCATGACGCCGGAATACGCATCTCCGGAGCAGGTAAGTCATGAGCCGGTCTCAACCGTAAGCGATGTTTACTCTTTGGGAGTTCTTTTATACAGACTCACGACAGGGACACTGCCGTACACGTTTGAAAAGAAATCTCCGGCTACTATTGAAAAAATAGTCTCCCATACCATTCCTGAACTTCCATCCAGGAAATCAGGCTTAAAAATCCTCCGTGGAGATCTGGATAGTGTGATCATGAAGGCACTGAAAAAAGACCCTGCTGAGCGTTATTCCTCGGTTGAACAGCTTTCAAATGATCTGAATAGATTTTTACAACATCGGCCGGTAATGGCCGGAAAAGACTCGCTGATTTACCGGGCCAGGAAGTTTACCTCCCGCAACCGATGGACCGTTGCAGTATCCGCAGCTGTCATCCTGCTGGTTTTGTCATTTTCCGTCATCACACTGGTCCAATCCAGAGCCATCCAGGAACGTGCTATTGAAGCAGAACAACAGAGAGACCGTGCCGAACAGGTAAGCGGTTTTTTAACCGATCTGTTTAATTCAGTGAATCCGGATGAGGCGGAGGACAACGCATTATCGGCCATCGATTTACTTCACCGCGGAGCAGATCGGGTCGAAAACGAACTGGCGGATCAGCCCGAACTGCAGGCCAACCTCTATCTTGTCATCTCTGACGTATATGAAAAACTGGGCCTGTATGACGAAAGCCTGAATCTGGCCGGCAAGGCTTTTGAGATGAACAGGTCACTCTTCGGCAGCATCCACCCAGAGACTGCACGCAGTTTGAACGCGATGGGCTGGCTTTACAGACAAAAAGCGGATTATGCGATGGCAGACTCCCTGCTTTCATCGGCACTTGCCACCAGACGTATGCTTTTTGGAGATATCCATCCGGACGTGGCACGGTCACTCAATGATCTCGCCGTACTGAAGCAGTCGCAAGGTGATTTTGCCGCTGCTGATTCACTCTTGCTCGAATCCATCACCATACGGCAATCCTTGTCAGACACACCGGACGAGGCCCTGGGAGTGGCCTTAAGCAATCACGCCGCCCTGAAATACGGACTCGGCGATTTTGAAGCTGCTGAAAATCAAATGAAGGAGGCTCTGGACATTTTCATGCAGACTACGGGAAACCGCGACATGCGTACCGCCAATGTATTAAGTAATCTGGGGGCTATTTTGATGACCGTAAACAAAATGGATGAGGCCATAATATATTATGAGCAAGCCCTCGAGTCCCGGTCTGCTCTACTCAGCCCGGATCATCCCGACATCGCTTCCAGTTATGCACATCTTGGAAATCTTTACAGAAGAACCGGAGATCTTGAGAATTCTGAAACCTCTCTGTTACGAGCTCTGAGTATTCGCAGGAACACGCTCGGAGAGAACCACGAGCTTATATATGATACTAAACGACTTTTGGGACTTTTGTATGATACGATAGGCAATGTGCGCGAAGCCGAAATTTATTATGGTGAAGCGGTGGAGGGATTCAGGAAGCATAATCCACTGGGTCACAATGAAATGGCCGAAACCCTGCACAATCTGGGATCTCTGTATCTTCGCGAAGGTAATCCCGTTAGAGCTGAACCCTTACTCCGGGATGCATTTGAGATACGTAAACGGATCCTGGGAGCCGGTCATGCATTGACGCTTAGCACCCATATTCATCTTGGAATCTGTGTTGCCGAACTGGGAGATACGATTCGGTCGCGTGAACTACTCGAGTCTGCTTTGAAACAGCTTGATGAATCAGATTTAGATGAACCGGAATTACGCAATTTGGCATTTAATACACTCACCGGATTGGAATGAGCATCCGCTTCTCGTCATTAACCAAAAAACATTTCCGAAATTTGAATAAAATGACAAAACAGTATCTAATAGCTTTTTTACTAATTGCAAGCTGCACGGTATTCCTTTTCATCCCTTCAATTTCCTCAGCCCAAAACCTGATCATCCGCGGTGGCTGGATCGTTCATCCCGAATCTGCAGAAGTCATCCCAAATCCAGACATCCTGATACAAAATGGAGACATTGCTGCCATTCAAAGAACCACTTTTGATGATGATGCCAAAATCCTGGCGCTTGATCCCAATGATCATATTCTGCCGGGTTTGATAGACCTGCATGCCCACCTGAAAATGGAATACAGAGGAATTACTCGCGATGACACAACTGCAACGCCCAAAATGCTGCTGGCAAACGGCGTCACAACCATCTTTACGGCGGGTGATGTAGAACCTGAAAAAGTTCTTCAGTTCAAAAAGAATGTGAATGCCGGGAATTCTTATGGTCCCAGGATTCTGAATTCCGGACCCTATTTCGGAAGGGCCAATCCGGACTGGAATCCTGAATATACCCGCGGGGACATCTATAGAATCGTAGACGAGTGGGCTGAAAGAGGGGTTGGTGGGTTTAAAGCCAAAACGATCAGTCCGGTGAACCTGAAACATCTGATAGACCGTGCGCACCATCATAACATCACCGTTACCGCACATCTAAACTCAGGTTGGAACAATACCGTCCGTTCGGATGAAGCCATTTCAATGGGTATCGATCGTGTTGAACACTTTCTGGGCGGAAGCGCACTCCCCGATTCTGTTCACGCCTATGATGGTCTGGAACAGCTGGACCCAGATGATCCTGAATTTGATAAAATCATAGACATCTTCATTGAAAACGATGTCTTTTTCAGTGCAACGATGGGAACCTTTGGGGCCTGGTCGGGAAGCAGCGACCCGGCTTTTGAGAAATGGGTTGATGAAACTGTATACCTCACTCCTTTTACGAAGCAGCTTTTTGAGAAATTTGAAGAGCCTGATACGGAAGGTACCATTGCTGCAGTATATGGTATAAAGAAAGAGCTGATAAAGGATTATTATGACAGGGGCGGTATGATCGTTCTCGCCACAGACAGGCCACTGTATCTGGACAGTTCTCTCGGACCTCATTTTAACGGTTTTTTTGTGCATCGCGAAATGGAAATCCTGGCTGATGCCGGTATCCCGAACGCGGATGTCCTGACCATCGCTACCCTGAACGGGGCCAGGGCGATGGGCCTGGATCATCAGATTGGCTCCATTGAACCCGGCAAAATAGCGTACCTGATGATCATTGACGGCAATCCGATCGAGGATATCCGGAGGACTCGCACGGTACACACCGTCATAAAAGAAGGGAATATTTTCAATTCCGGTTATCTGCTTAACCTGGCGGAAGGCAAGCTGGGTCCTCAGAGTGATGAGAAGTGGATGGAAGACAAGTGACTGGTGATTGCTGACTGGCGACCTGTGACTTGTGATTCTTGATTCGCGAATGATGCCAAATCAGGCTTCAGGCTTGAGGCTTGAGGCTTCAACGTGCGGAATACAATACAGTTCTTAGATCTGAGATCGCATATCTGTTTTCGTATATCATTCCTCACGTTTGACGTCTGACGTTTCCCTTTTGCCTTTCATAAAAAAAGACAGCCCCGGATCTGACCGAAGCTGTCTTTTATGTTTATTGCTTATGCTATTACCCGTGATTCGGAAGTCCGAATCCGCAATGATTCAGATCTTATTTCAGATCAAACCGGTCAAGGTTCATCACCTTGTCCCAGGCTGCGACGAAATCCTTTACAAACTTCTCGCGTGCGTCTGCTGCGGCGTAGACCTCTGCAACGGCACGCAGCTCAGAGTTGGATCCGTGGATCAGATCGGCTCGGGTGCCCGTCCATTTCACGTCGCCGGATTTGCGGTCGCGGCCTTCGAAAACATTCTGGTCGTCAGAAACTGCTTTCCAGGTCGTATCCAGATCAAGCAGGTTTGTGAAGTAGTCGTTCGACAGCGTTCCCGGCCGGTCGGTAAATACTCCGTGATTAGAACCGTCATAGTTTGTACCGAGTACACGCATACCACCCAGCAATACCGTCATTTCTGGCACCGTAAGGGTTAGAAGCTGTGCTTTGTCGATCATCATCTCCTCTTCCGTGACACTATCTCCGGCGTTGTAGTAGTTGCGAAATGCATCGGCTGCAGGTTCCAGCCACGCAAAAGAGTCTGCATCGGTTTGTTCTGCGCTTGCATCCGTACGGCCCGGCGTGAACGGTACGGAAATTTCATGCCCGCCTTTTTCTGCCGCTTTTTCAACAGCCGCACAACCGCCAAGCACAATCAGGTCGGCAAGAGACACCCTTTTGTCGCCTCCTTGTGCATCATTGAATTCTTTCTGTACACCTTCAAGTGTACTGAGCACTTTCGCAAGCTGCCCGGGATTGTTCACTTCCCAATTTTTTTGAGGTTCGAGACGCACACGTCCACCGTTTGCTCCGCCCCGCTTGTCGGAACCGCGGAACGTCGATGCAGAAGCCCAAGCGGCAGAAACCAGTTCCGATACAGAGAGTTCCGTATCCAGAATCATCCCTTTCAGCCCTGCAACATCATCATCGTTAATGTGCTTATAATCCGCAGCCGGAATCGGGTCCTGCCAGATCAGGTCTTCCTCAGGCACTTCCGGACCCAAAAAGCGTGATTTTGGCCCCATATCACGGTGTGTAAGCTTATACCATGCTCGCGCAAAGGCATCTGCAAACTCATCGGGGTTTTCATAGAAGCGGCGTGAAATTTTCTCGTACTCCGGATCCACTTTCAAGGCGATGTCGGTGGTAAGCATGAATGGATCGTGCTTTTTGTTCGGATCGTGCGCATCGGGAATGGTTCCCGCACCGGCGCCGTCCTTGGGTCGCCACTGCCACTTGCCGCCCGGTCCCTTGTACTTCTCCCAATCGTATTCGAACAGATTCTCAAGGTACTTGTTGCTCCATTCGGTAGGGGTGGAGGTCCAGGTTCCTTCAAGTCCGCTGGTGATGGTATCGGCACCTTTCCCGGTGCGGTATGTGCTGACCCAGCCCATACCCTGCATTGTGATCGGAGCAGCTTCAGGTTCGCGGTCGAGGTGCTCTTCAAGAGATGCACCATGCACTTTACCGAATGTGTGTCCGCCCGCAATCAGCGCCACGGTCTCTTCATCGTTCATCGCCATCAGACCAAATGATTGACGTATATACTCCGCAGACTTGGCGGGATTCGGTTCACCGTTGGGGCCTTCCGGATTTACGTAAATAAGTCCCATATGATCGGCGGCCAGTGCCCCTTCCAGCTGTCCCTTTGCATCATGGCGTTTGTCTCCGAGCCACTCGGCCTCAGGACCCCAGTTAACGTCTTCATTCGGCTGCCAGACATCCT
This DNA window, taken from Rhodohalobacter mucosus, encodes the following:
- a CDS encoding serine/threonine-protein kinase, producing MNSDTWKKIELICFEAMDLEGEKLDTYLLETCGGDKEILNEVRSLLQQANSEPTIRPFVSSPSSFIFSDTSELSERFIGPYRLIRELASGGMGRVYLAVRDDDQFKRFVALKVIRKDLVDQRILDRFYEERRILASLNHSYIARLFGGGTDDHGVPWYAMEYVDGETITEYTERRNMSTGEVIKLFLKVCSAVQYAHQNLVIHRDLKPENILINSDGDPKLLDFGIAKLLSQESVDGQTQYQNRIMTPEYASPEQVSHEPVSTVSDVYSLGVLLYRLTTGTLPYTFEKKSPATIEKIVSHTIPELPSRKSGLKILRGDLDSVIMKALKKDPAERYSSVEQLSNDLNRFLQHRPVMAGKDSLIYRARKFTSRNRWTVAVSAAVILLVLSFSVITLVQSRAIQERAIEAEQQRDRAEQVSGFLTDLFNSVNPDEAEDNALSAIDLLHRGADRVENELADQPELQANLYLVISDVYEKLGLYDESLNLAGKAFEMNRSLFGSIHPETARSLNAMGWLYRQKADYAMADSLLSSALATRRMLFGDIHPDVARSLNDLAVLKQSQGDFAAADSLLLESITIRQSLSDTPDEALGVALSNHAALKYGLGDFEAAENQMKEALDIFMQTTGNRDMRTANVLSNLGAILMTVNKMDEAIIYYEQALESRSALLSPDHPDIASSYAHLGNLYRRTGDLENSETSLLRALSIRRNTLGENHELIYDTKRLLGLLYDTIGNVREAEIYYGEAVEGFRKHNPLGHNEMAETLHNLGSLYLREGNPVRAEPLLRDAFEIRKRILGAGHALTLSTHIHLGICVAELGDTIRSRELLESALKQLDESDLDEPELRNLAFNTLTGLE
- the katG gene encoding catalase/peroxidase HPI, with translation MSNESKCPFSGSVKPNAGGGTRNSEWWPNRLNLNILRQHSPQSNPMDEDFDYAEAFNSLDLDEVKRDIYDLMTDSQEWWPADFGHYGPLFIRMAWHSAGTYRVQDGRGGGGTGDQRYAPLNSWPDNVNLDKSRLLLWPVKKKYGRKLSWADLMILAGNCALESMGFETFGFAGGREDVWQPNEDVNWGPEAEWLGDKRHDAKGQLEGALAADHMGLIYVNPEGPNGEPNPAKSAEYIRQSFGLMAMNDEETVALIAGGHTFGKVHGASLEEHLDREPEAAPITMQGMGWVSTYRTGKGADTITSGLEGTWTSTPTEWSNKYLENLFEYDWEKYKGPGGKWQWRPKDGAGAGTIPDAHDPNKKHDPFMLTTDIALKVDPEYEKISRRFYENPDEFADAFARAWYKLTHRDMGPKSRFLGPEVPEEDLIWQDPIPAADYKHINDDDVAGLKGMILDTELSVSELVSAAWASASTFRGSDKRGGANGGRVRLEPQKNWEVNNPGQLAKVLSTLEGVQKEFNDAQGGDKRVSLADLIVLGGCAAVEKAAEKGGHEISVPFTPGRTDASAEQTDADSFAWLEPAADAFRNYYNAGDSVTEEEMMIDKAQLLTLTVPEMTVLLGGMRVLGTNYDGSNHGVFTDRPGTLSNDYFTNLLDLDTTWKAVSDDQNVFEGRDRKSGDVKWTGTRADLIHGSNSELRAVAEVYAAADAREKFVKDFVAAWDKVMNLDRFDLK
- a CDS encoding amidohydrolase family protein — protein: MTKQYLIAFLLIASCTVFLFIPSISSAQNLIIRGGWIVHPESAEVIPNPDILIQNGDIAAIQRTTFDDDAKILALDPNDHILPGLIDLHAHLKMEYRGITRDDTTATPKMLLANGVTTIFTAGDVEPEKVLQFKKNVNAGNSYGPRILNSGPYFGRANPDWNPEYTRGDIYRIVDEWAERGVGGFKAKTISPVNLKHLIDRAHHHNITVTAHLNSGWNNTVRSDEAISMGIDRVEHFLGGSALPDSVHAYDGLEQLDPDDPEFDKIIDIFIENDVFFSATMGTFGAWSGSSDPAFEKWVDETVYLTPFTKQLFEKFEEPDTEGTIAAVYGIKKELIKDYYDRGGMIVLATDRPLYLDSSLGPHFNGFFVHREMEILADAGIPNADVLTIATLNGARAMGLDHQIGSIEPGKIAYLMIIDGNPIEDIRRTRTVHTVIKEGNIFNSGYLLNLAEGKLGPQSDEKWMEDK